The following DNA comes from Caviibacter abscessus.
ACAGTGACATTTCCAACCATTATTTCTCTTTTTGCCTTTTCTCTACTCTCAAAAAAACCTCTTTCAAAAAGTATTACATCAAGTCTTTTTTTCATACTAAATATCCTTGAAAAATAAAGGTAACTATTATTCCTAATATACAGCCAGCAAAAACTTCAAGCGGTGTATGTCCTAAAAATTCTTTAAATTCCTTAAATTGTTTTGTTTCAAATATATCTTTTTGATTTTCTGTAATAAGTTGGTTTAAAGCTTTTGCATGTTTTCCGGCTTCTCTTCTAATTCCGGTTGCATCATACATAACTATTGTTGCTAATACAAATGAAATGGCAAAGTATACAGAATTTACACCATATATAAATGCAATTGAAGTACATAATGATGAAACACTTGCAGAATGCGAACTTGGCATACCACCAGTTTCAAAAAGAAGTGAAAAAATAGGT
Coding sequences within:
- a CDS encoding divergent PAP2 family protein — encoded protein: MSNGIILNNKIIDLVFISAFIAQCLKIFSPVFSKKRPIFSLLFETGGMPSSHSASVSSLCTSIAFIYGVNSVYFAISFVLATIVMYDATGIRREAGKHAKALNQLITENQKDIFETKQFKEFKEFLGHTPLEVFAGCILGIIVTFIFQGYLV